The genomic region ATAATTAATAACAACAAAAATAAATATTCAGTGAGGAAAATATGTAAGATTTTAGGTTTACTAAAATCAACATATTATTATCAAACTAATAAATGCACCAAGTTTGATGTTAATAATTATGAACAAGAAGTTATCAGTGCATTTAATAAAAGTCGCAAGATTTATGGTGCTCGTAAAATTAAAGCTGTTTTAATAAGAAAAAATATCATTTTATCACGACGAAAAATCCGATTCATTATGATCAAAAATAATTTGGTTTCTAAATACACCAAGTTAAAATATTGTAATCATAAAAAAACAGTTAATAATGACGAAATTAATAATGTTTTAAATCGTCAATTTAATGACAAAAAACCAAATGAAGTTGTTGTTAGTGATTTAACATATGTTCAAGTTGGCACTAAATGACATTATATTTGTTTATTAATTGACTTGTTTAATCGCGAAGTAATTGGCTATAGTGCTGGACCAAATAAAACTGCTGAATTAGTTCAACAAGCTTTTCACAAGATAACACGACCATTAAATAAAATAACTTTATTTCATACTGATCGTGGTAATGAGTTTAAAAATAAAATTATTGATGAAATTTTAATAACCTTTAAAATTAAAAGATCATTAAGCTCCAAAGGATGCCCATATGATAATGCTGTTGCTGAAGCAACTTACAAAACCTTTAAAACCGAATTTATTAACGGTAAAAAATTTGCAAACTTAACACAACTAAAATGCGAACTATTTGATTTTGTTAATTGATATAACAATATTCGAATTCATGGCAGTTTAAATTATTTAACTCCCGTTGAATTTAGAAAATACCAGTCTACATAAAAAGTGTCCTAAAAAGGGTTGCCAATCCAAATTAATAAACTTATAAAGATGAAAATGATACTTAATACTATTTTTAACCACCGCTTTTTAAAAGAATTTTTAATTCTTAATTTTAATGGCATTTTTTCTTTTGAATTATCTTTTTTAAATAATTTTCCTAAAAGTTTCTTCATTTTAATTTTCCTTTCATATTTTTATCGTCCTTTAATCACAATAAATAAAGCAATAAGTACACAAGTAACACCAAGAATGGTAAAAATTGGGTGTTGCGAAAATGTCCGAGCCATTGGTTTAAATAGTTCTAAAATTGTTAAATTGCTAGTAATAAACTTTTGGAAATTGGCAAGTCCCTCGCTAATATAGTTCGTTAAAGTTTCAAAATGACTACCAGCCAACAATCCAAGAACAGTTATTAAGATAAAAATAATAATTAGTTTAAACATTTTTAGTTACCTTGTTTTGTTTTTATTGGTTTTATTTGTTTTTTAGCTTTTCCTCATGCACTTAAACGCCCCTTATTTTTAACAGCATATTGGCGTTGTTTTTCTAAATTAATTTGTTGACTGCCAAATCCAAGAATGATTGCCATAAGAAACTCTACAGCCAGTGTTAAGAATAAAGGAAATATCAGTTGAATATTCGTTCCCGGCACTTCTAAACTTCAAATTAAGTCAAAAACTTTATAAAGCATTTGAGCGAGAAAGTCGGCCATTTTTGCGAGATTTTCCATTTTTTATTATTCCTTTTCTTTCATTTTTCTTAAAAATTTGCTGAATTTATCCATTTTTAAGTATTCTAAGTCTTCTAAATCAATTGCTGTGTCATTATAGTATTTATCTTCATAGTCAGGATTTACTTTTGAATTTAAGTAATCTCTTAAAAACGCTAGGTAAAAAGAATTGTAAGTGTTTAATATTGGTAGAGGAATTTTTAGTTTAAAAAAATAAATATCAAGTTCAGGAATATCACGGTATTTAATGCGACGACCCTTTTTACTATTTTTAGCATCAATTAAAGTGTTTCGTCAGCGTTCATATTCTTCAATACTAGTAAAGGTGCCATAGATGACTTTTAAGTAGGGGCGAAAAATATTAACGGGTTTTTTACGAATGCCCACAATCACATTATTGGCAATATCACGAACTTTAACTCAAATATGTTTATCTCTTTGACCGCTAGCTAGCACAATATGACCGAAATGGCGTGCCAGAGCGAAATATTCTTGAATACCGGTTTCTTCGTTTTTGGTATTATTTTTTTCTCAATCAGTTCCTTCTAAAAATAAGTTGGTTTCATCTCATAAAAGTAAGGTTTTGTCTGGCAATACCGGATAATCAAAATCTAATAATCCCATATGTCCTAAACTTAATTTTTGGGTTTCTAGTAATGGAAATGTTGATGCGATATGATATTTCTTCTTTTTTAATAATTTTGATGCGTATACTAGAAAGGCGGTTTTTCCAGTTCCTAATGAACCAATAACAATATTTAATGGTGAATTTTTTAAGAAATTAATAACTTTGTTAATTTGTGTTAAATTACTGATTTTAAAAATAAAAATTAAAATACAACCTGCTAAAAATAAATAACTTACAATGTTTTTAAAATAACCGTTGTAAATATATCAAATTGCTCCTCAATGTCATAAAATTAAAAATGAGGTGCGATTCAATTCAATAAAATGGTTATTTTTTTCTATTATTCATTTGCAAAATTTCATCTTGCACCTCACTTTATTTTTTTGTTAGCGTACAGCTCCAAGTAATTTTTCAAACATTTTAAAGCAAATAAAGAATATTGCCAAAATAAATGGAAAAATGAATATTCAGTAGTCAACAAAGAAATTACCGACTTGTGGCATATTAACAGCAATAATTTCCCACATTTTAGTAAACGCTGTTATAATCGCATTTCATAATTTAGTCATCGCGTCACTAGCTGTTATCTTTGTTACTGCTGGTGCTTCTGTTAAGAAAGTTCCAATCATATAATCACCCCCTTTCTTTTTAAAACATTCATCATTTATATTCAAAGTTTTTCTTAAATTTATTAAAACCACGATTAACCTTAACACGACTGTATTTTTTACTAATTAATTTTGAATTTCTTTGTGAATGCATTACAATGTAACTTCTTGACATTACTTTTGTTTCTATCTAAATACTGATATGGTTTTTCAAAGTAGCATTAGAATAAACCACACCATAATCGCTGTTAAGAATCAAAAAGCAATGTTTGCCATTAAAAGTCAAAGTGTTTCTTGGGTTAAATCAATTTCTTTACCACCACTAATATGGGCCGGAATATTTGTAATTTGGATAAACAAATCTCAGAAAGTTTGTTTAATTTGTTCTCAATTAAATTCTTTTAAATTTACTGTCATTTTTTATCTCCCAAAAATCATTTTTATTGGTAAATACATAATTGAAATTAATGCGAAAAGAAAAGTAATGATAATAATTAATCCGGCAATAAATGCAACTTGTGCAGGCATTTTTTCTATCGGAACAAACAGTTCTAAAAATTCCATAATAATTTTTCAAAACATTATTTTTTATTCTCATTATTTTCTTTTGAATTAGGAGCTTTAACTCATTCTTCAAAGCGAGCAATAAATACTTTTTCGTCTTTTGTGAAATTACCAGTATTATTTTTAATGGCATTTTTAAATTTAATTCGCATTTTTATTTTGGCATAAATTTTATAAGCAAAATACGCCAATAGCATTATGCAAGTGATAATAAATATTAATCAAATCACAATATTCATTTTTAAACTCCTTTAAAATAGTTATAATTTATATCTTTTTTATTGTTTTCTTTTTCGGCAATGAAGAAGCCTAATAATTCTTGGCCTTTAATTAACTTGATTTCTTGCTCTTGTTGATTAATTGAAATTACTTGATATTTACTATCTTTTATTATTCCAATGCAAATTGAATTTTCGTATTTTCCTTTATAAACAAATCGCTTTGGAAACCAAATACCGATTTGTTCATTAAATCACGGAATTTTTGGTGCTTTAATAAGCATTGCGTTTTGTGTTTCTTTTAAAAGATATTTTTTAGTATTTAAGAAAATGTTTTCAATGTTTTTCATAGTAAATTACCTTTCTTATTTGTTATAAACTAAGTTATATTAACTAAGTTAGTTAACTTAGTTTTTTAAACACTTATATATCGCAGATTTAAGTGTTTAACAAGCTTTGTTATTTAATTTTGTTTTTTAATTAGATAAAGATTTTAATAATTTTAAACTTAGCATACCCCTATATAGAAATTTCTACACTTTAACATCCGCATCCTACCCTTGGAACTAATTTAATAGCGTGTATATTTTTAGGAAATCCACCCATTCATTTTTTTATTGCAAAACGAAACAAATTGCTATAGCTAATAGGATGTTATCTATTAACTGGTAAACTTCTTTTGGTTATGGCGACCACCCACAATTTATCGTGCTTTAATACATACCAACATTATTAATTCACTTGTATTTAATTTTCAAAGAACAAACTTTTAACACCTTATAAAATAAAAAGACAATCATTACTGACTGTCTTAATACTTATTCAAATCTTTTCCTACCTAACAAAACTTTATGCGTCCTTTAAAAAAGGAGAAATTAATTTATTAATTCTTGTAATTTTTGAAATGGTGATTTATTTTGTAATGCTGAATGACAGCGTTGGAAGTTGTAATAGTAATAATATTGATTTAAGAAATGTTGTAGTTCGTTTTGATTTATTTTTTTATCCTTAGCATAAAATAATTTGGTATAATGTTGATGAAACCGTTCGATTTTACCGTTACTCTGTGGCGAACGAATTGGAGTGGTTTCATGGGTAACACCGTTCCTTGAAAGAAAGGCTGTAAAAGGCCTTTCTTTTACTTTGTATGCTTTTTTATTACTTCAATTAGTGGTGATAAATTCCGGAGCATTATCAGTGCGAAGGCGTTTAATGGTTATGCCAAGTTCGCTAAAATCTTTCATTGCTCTTTGCACGGCGTTAATCGCGTTATTGGTTCCTAAACTATCATAAACATAACCAAATACTATGCGTGTCATTTCATCAATGAAATCATAAATATAATACTTTTTATCAACCGGAAAATTTGATGTGGTAATGATTTTGGCATCCATTTGTAAAAGACCAATCTCAGAGACTTCATAACGCTTAAAATGACGTTTTGTTTGTTTGATTTGTTGTTTTAATTCTTTTCATCGAGAGTCAGATTTAATTCAGCGATAAAAGGTTTTAATATTTTTCGGAATTTCTGCAGTTTTAATATCGTGAAAACCCATTTTTAAATTGTTAAATAAAGACCACATTCCACCAGCTTGAATATTTCTATAATCAAAATATAAATCACATATTTTTTCACGAGAATTTAAATCATATTGATAACTAATTTTTTTAGGTTTTGTATATTTGAAAATTAAACTATTAAAATCATCATTTTGATAAGCATCAAGAATTTTATTAGCTCATTGATAAAATGTATTTCGTATACCGTGAAAATGCTTTTTTACTAATTTATTTAAAGTTATTGGTTCTAAATAAAATTGATTACATAAATTTAAATAACTAGTAACTCGTTTTTTAGTTTTGTGATAATGTTTGTGGTTATAAATTGTTGTTAATCAACTTTGTACTTTTGCTTTTAAATCTGCTAAATCAGCTTGGGAAATAATATATTTCATTTTTAAACTCCTTAAATTAAGAAAATCGTATTAAAAAATACGATTTTCAAGAATATTTATTAAATTACTAAATTTTTATTAGGCATTTCCGCTGAGAATGAAGTTATACTATAAGATAATCCTATTGATTTAGTAAATGTTATCTTAACATTAATTATCTCAGAAATCTCATAACCAAAATCTGAATCTAAATAACTAAAATCATCGTAAGTTTTTTTAACACCATTATTTTTATAAAAATTAATTCAATCTTTATTTTTATTACCCAGAGATAAACTAAAAATGCGAGTTTTTTTAATTTCAAGTGGTAAATCTATGTTATCTTGAAATTTAATTTTAGCTCCACCGCCAATTTTGCTAGGAATTAAAAAACTATTATAAATATTAGAAAACTCTAAATCATATTTTTTTAAATCGCTGTTATTTTTACTACATCCAGAAATAAACATTACACATACTAAATTTAAAGCTGATAAAAATTTTCACATAACAAAAATCCTCCTTTCAAAGGAATTATATTTTATATAAAAATATTGGAAATATTTAAGAGAACTTTTTAATTATTATTAATAAAATTGCTAGGGGAACTAAAAACTCAAAAAGATATTTAAACGCCGGAACAACTTCAAACACCGGAAAGGCAGTTTTGGTAAAATTAATCGTTGTCTTGGCAATATCGGCAAGGGGTCGAATTAAAAGATTAATCCCAGAAAGACCAAGTAATCAGTTCAACATACTAACAGAAGCGTGCTGAATGCCACAAGATATTGCACTAAATAAGCCCCAATAAGAACAATTAGGCGTGGGAATTAAATCATCCATACTATACCCACTTATTCCACCGCGGATAAAAGCTGTTGAATTCAAAATATTAAAATCGTATAAAGAATAATGATATTCAGTGCTTTCGTTTTGCTTTTTATATAGTGGAAAAGTTAGCGTAAAAATATTAATTCCATACATCACATCAACTTTGGCATTGTGAAAATGCAGTTTATTACTAGTAACATTTCATAATTGGTTATCATATGCTTTTAAAACATTAAAATCTATTTGATAAGAATTTTTACCGGTGTTAAAACCATTGGCAATTTGTTTATCTTTAACAAAAAAATAGGAACGAAAAATCATATTCTTACTATTTTCTATTGTTGAATCAAAATTAATTAAATATTGTTTGGGATAAAAGGTAATTAAGGAACGATAGAAAAAACCCATTTGTAAAACATTTTTAGGAATTTGTTGCATTCCTTTGTAATCTAATTCTACATAAGTAAAGGCATCCATATCAAAACTCGCATAAAAGAATTGTACAAAAAACTCACCTAAAACTTTATAAAGTTTATTAAATAACCCATTAATAAAATCAATGGTTAAATCTTTTTGATAATGAAGCATAAAATCTTTAAAATCAGTCTTTAATTTGTCATCATAGCGTAAAAAATGGAAAGTATTACCATAATAATTAATTTGTCCAAAAAAGGTATTGATAAAATCTATTCCAAAACTTGTTCGCGAGCCAGATTTTCAAAGCGATTTACCATTTTCTAAAAACTCATTATTGCCCACAATGCTACCATGCTCAGTTTTTATAGTAATAACATCACCAAAACTAGAAAAGGAAAGTTCTCTAAAAATAACTTTTTCCATCATATCAGGTTTAGGATATAAATTTTTGCGACTTAAATTAAATTTACTATTTTGTTGAAAACCATTTAATTTAATTGAAATTTCACTCATATATTTAAAATTATCGTCAAAGAAATTAAAAATTGGAACTCAATATAAATAGCTATAATTAAATTTATCAAAATCTCGGCGTTGTATCATTAAATAATCTAGCTTATCTTGAAACTGATTATACTGATATTCGCCATCGCTTTTAGTTATCTCAGTAGGTAATGGTTGCTCTGCTTCTTTTTCGGGTAAAGAAGGCATTTCCGCTGAGAATGAAGTTATACTATAAGATAATCCTATTGATTTAGTAAATGTTATCTTAACATTAATTATCTCAGAAATCTCATAACCAAAATCTGAATCTAAATAACTAAAATCATCGTAAGTTTTTTTAACACCATTATTTTTATAAAAATTAATTCAATCTTTATTTTTATTACCCAGAGATAAACTAAAAATGCGAGTTTTTTTAATTTCAAGCGGTAAATCTATGTTATCTTGAAATTTAATTTTAGCCCCACCGCCAATTTTGCTAGGAATTAAAAAACTATTATAAATATTAAAAAATTCTAATTTACAACTATTACCACATTGACTAGGGTTTGTGGCTCGTTTTTCTCGCTTTATAAAAGATTGTTCCATACTAGGTTTTAGTGATTGTTTTGTATCAAAGAAGGCACCTAGAGGGACTAAACCAATAAAAGCTATAACTAACAACGACATAAATTTATACATATTTATTTGTCCTTTCTTTTGCGTTTAACTTCTTAAAATAAAGTATATTGTTGATAAAATGCCAATTGTTCCAAGAATAATAAAAATTGGATGTTGAGAAAATAACCTAATCATTGGTTTAAATAATTGTAAAAATTCACTGTTAGCCACAATAACTTTATTAAAATATTCCAATCCTTCATTTACAAAACGCCATAAACCAAGAAATTCATCAAAAGCAAAAATAGAAAAAACGGTAATTAAAAGAAAAATTATAACTAGTTTAAACATTATTTTTTACCTCACTCTTTAACAGATTTGTTAGCTCTTGTCTTTTTATAACTTTCTTTGGCTTGCATTCCAATACCTAAAATAGCAACAAAAACAAAGTTAACAATTAAAGAGATTAAAGGAATAATGATAATCCGAATTCCGGTACCAGGAATAGTCATACTTCAAATTAAATCAAAAACTTTATAAATAATATCAGCAAAAAATGATGCCATTTTTTCTAGATTTGCCATAATTAAGTATCCTTTCTTAGATTAAAATATATGATAGTTAATTCCTATCTTTCAAATTACTTTTTAGTAATTCCATAATACGACTAAATTTTTCCATTTTAAGGTATTTTAATATTTCTAAATCAACTTCGGTAGTTTCATAAAACTTATCTTCATAAGTGTCAACAACAATGCGATTAGCAACGGGGCGTAAAAAAGATAAATACTTATTGTCGTAACACTCTAAAACAGACATTGGAATTTTTAATTTAAAAAAGTAGATATCTAATTCCGGAATATTACGATATTTAGTTTTGCGACCTTTTTTATTATTTTTAGCATCAATTAGACTTGTGCGTCAGCGTTCATATTCTTCTACAGATTTAAAAGTACCATAAACAACTTTTAAATAAGGGCGAAAAATATTAACTGATTTCTTAGTAATACCAACAATAACCGAATTAGCAATATCTCTGACTTTAACCCAAATATGTTCAGGTCGTTGGCCACTCGCTAGAACAATATGACCAAAATGCCTAACTAGAGCAAAATATTCTTGCAAACCTTGAGTTGATTTATCATTTTCTTTATAATCCGTTCCTTCTAAAAATAAGTTCGTTTCATCTCACAACAATAAATGTTTTTCTTCTAATATTGGATATTCATTATCCAATAACGACATATGCCCCAAAGATAACATTTGTTGGTCTAAAATTGGAAATGTTGAAGCCGTCTTTCATTTTTTCTTACCTAAAAGTTTTGAAGCAAAAACTAATAAAGCGGTTTTACCAGTTCCCAATGAACCAATCACAATATTTAATGGTGATTTGAATAAAAAATTAATAAAAGATTTACGATTAACTCATTGCATAAGTTTAGTAATTAAAATTAAACAATTTAAGATAATACCGATGATATGAAAAAATGAAACTCAATATTGTGGATTAATAGCAACAAGAAAAGCATAATAATATCAAGAAATAATAAAGAAAGTGCGATTTAAGCTAACAAAGTCATTAATTTTTTCACAGATATTTTTTAGAAATTTAAGCATTATCGCACCCCTTTATTTTTTTAATTATTATTAACGAACTCTTAATAGTAGTTTTTCAAACATTCCAAAAGCAAATAAGAATAATCCAACAATTGCTGGGAATAAAAAAATTCAATAAGTAGCAAAGAAATCTACTACTAATGGCATTTGTCCGCTGATAATATCGCTTCAAATTTTTCCAAAAAGCCCTACCATACTATCTCACAAATTACTAATGGCTTGTTTTCCGGTAATTGCTACTGGTGCGGTTACATCGGCTAAGAAAGTTCCAATCATATAATCACCCCCTTTCTTTTTAAAATATTTATCCTATATTTATTAACAAAAATAAGATTTAACTTTATAAAATAAAATCAACATAAATAAGATAATAACTGTTGTTAGTAATCAAAAAGCGATGTTGGTTGTTAAAAGTCAAAGTGGTTCTTCAGTTAAATTAATTTCTTTACCACCAGTAATATGAGCGGGAATAGTTGTAATTTGGATAAACAAATCTCAGAAAGTTTGTTTAATTTGTTCTCAATTTAAATCTTTTCAAACAACTAGAAACATTGAAATAAACACTTAATCGGAAGAAAGAGAATACCAATGAAACTGGCAAATAACACAATGATTACAAGAATTGAGAACAAAAATACTACTTGGGGCGGTAAATCGGCAGTGGGATAAAGCAAATCAATTAACTTAATAATTACATCTTTTAACATTTATTTTATCCTTTCGTTTGAGTTTCTTGATTTTGTTTGTCGTTTTTTTCAGTTAAATAAGATAATTTAACAATGAAGCGTTTTTCTTTTTTACTAAAATCCCCTTTAATTTCTTTTGCTTGTTTACCATACTTTTTAACATCGTTCATTCAACGCCACAAACCCCAAGCGACAGCAAAAGCAAGTAATAAGGTTAATAAGATAAAACATATTAGACTAAATATTGCCATTATTTTTCAATTTCCTTTCTATTTAAAGTTTGGTTTTTTGTTCTTTTAATTTTGATTTTTTTAATACAAAGCAAATTAAACATTTTACTATTTCTGCTAAGGTTATTCATACTAATGAGTAACCTATAATCATTAACTTACCAATTGCTCCAAAATTTTTGATTAATTGCTCTAATTCTTTAATATCTGTATGTAACAATAAAACTATACTTAAAGATATGAATATAATGTAATTAATTATTATTCATCAATATTTTTTTAAAGAATTAATGAGTTTGTTTAGTTTCATTTTTCAAAGCTCTTTTTTCCTTAATTTTCTTAACAATAAGTCAAACTAATTTTTCAACTTGAAAAGCAATAAATATCGCACTACCAAATCAATAAACAAACAATCCGAACAACATAATGGCGGTATTTAAGTCAAAAAACTTATACATATCTTTTTCAATAAAATCAATAAATTCTCTATTTGTTCCCAGTATCCAATTAGTATCTAATAAAGTTAAAGTTCAAAGTGGATTGGCAACCCTTTTTAGGACACTTTTTATGTAGACTGGTATTTTCTAAATTCAACGGGAGTTAAATAATTTAAACTGCCATGAATTCGAATATTGTTATATCAATTAACAAAATCAAATAGTTCGCATTTTAGTTGTGTTAAGTTTGCAAATTTTTTACCGTTAATAAATTCGGTTTTAAAGGTTTTGTAAGTTGCTTCAGCAACAGCATTATCATATGGGCATCCTTTGGAGCTTAATGATCTTTTAATTTTAAAGGTTATTAAAATTTCATCAATAATTTTATTTTTAAACTCATTACCACGATCAGTATGAAATAAAGTTATTTTATTTAATGGTCGTGTTATCTTGTGAAAAGCTTGTTGAACTAATTCAGCAGTTTTATTTGGTCCAGCACTATAGCCAATTACTTCGCGATTAAACAAGTCAATTAATAAACAAATATAATGTCATTTAGTGCCAACTTGAACATATGTTAAATCACTAACAACAACTTCATTTGGTTTTTTGTCATTAAATTGACGATTTAAAACATTATTAATTTCGTCATTATTAACTGTTTTTTTATGATTACAATATTTTAACTTGGTGTATTTAGAAACCAAATTATTTTTGATCATAATGAATCGGATTTTTCGTCGTGATAAAATGATATTTTTTCTTATTAAAACAGCTTTAATTTTACGAGCACCATAAATCTTGCGACTTTTATTAAATGCACTGATAACTTCTTGTTCATAATTATTAACATCAAACTTGGTGCATTTATTAGTTTGATAATAATATGTTGATTTTAGTAAACCTAAAATCTTACATATTTTCCTCACTGAATATTTATTTTTGTTGTTATTAATTATTGTTATTTTTTCCCGATTATCAGTGCTGCTTGCTTTAAAATGTCATTTTCCATTCGTAATTGTTGGTTTTCTTTTCGCAAGTAAATTAATTCATTTTCTTCGACAGTGCGATTATCTTTTGCTTTAAATGACCCAGAATTATTATAATTTTTAATTCAATTATAAATAGTTGGTTTTGGTAAATTATATTCTTTCCCTAAATTAATAACACTTTTGTCATTTTTGTATAGCATTACAATTTGTTTTTTAAATTCTTCAGAGTATGAGGTTTTATTTCCCATTTTTATATTCCTTCTTTCTTAATAATTTTGAAGTCTATATAATTATGGTCCAACTTATTGTAGCCTATCCAAAGTATTAAGTTTATAAAGATAAAAACAATGCTAAGTAATATTTTTAACCAATGATTTTTAAATCAATTTTT from Spiroplasma endosymbiont of Lonchoptera lutea harbors:
- a CDS encoding IS3 family transposase (programmed frameshift), with the translated sequence MGNKTSYSEEFKKQIVMLYKNDKSVINLGKEYNLPKPTIYNWIKNYNNSGSFKAKDNRTVEENELIYLRKENQQLRMENDIFKASSTDNREKITIINNNKNKYSVRKICKILGLLKSTYYYQTNKCTKFDVNNYEQEVISAFNKSRKIYGARKIKAVLIRKNIILSRRKIRFIMIKNNLVSKYTKLKYCNHKKTVNNDEINNVLNRQFNDKKPNEVVVSDLTYVQVGTKWHYICLLIDLFNREVIGYSAGPNKTAELVQQAFHKITRPLNKITLFHTDRGNEFKNKIIDEILITFKIKRSLSSKGCPYDNAVAEATYKTFKTEFINGKKFANLTQLKCELFDFVNWYNNIRIHGSLNYLTPVEFRKYQST
- a CDS encoding IS3 family transposase (programmed frameshift), with the translated sequence MGNKTSYSEEFKKQIVMLYKNDKSVINLGKEYNLPKPTIYNWIKNYNNSGSFKAKDNRTVEENELIYLRKENQQLRMENDIFKASSTDNREKITIINNNKNKYSVRKICKILGLLKSTYYYQTNKCTKFDVNNYEQEVISAFNKSRKIYGARKIKAVLIRKNIILSRRKIRFIMIKNNLVSKYTKLKYCNHKKTVNNDEINNVLNRQFNDKKPNEVVVSDLTYVQVGTKWHYICLLIDLFNREVIGYSAGPNKTAELVQQAFHKITRPLNKITLFHTDRGNEFKNKIIDEILITFKIKRSLSSKGCPYDNAVAEATYKTFKTEFINGKKFANLTQLKCELFDFVNWYNNIRIHGSLNYLTPVEFRKYQST
- a CDS encoding integrase core domain-containing protein, producing the protein MKYIISQADLADLKAKVQSWLTTIYNHKHYHKTKKRVTSYLNLCNQFYLEPITLNKLVKKHFHGIRNTFYQWANKILDAYQNDDFNSLIFKYTKPKKISYQYDLNSREKICDLYFDYRNIQAGGMWSLFNNLKMGFHDIKTAEIPKNIKTFYRWIKSDSRWKELKQQIKQTKRHFKRYEVSEIGLLQMDAKIITTSNFPVDKKYYIYDFIDEMTRIVFGYVYDSLGTNNAINAVQRAMKDFSELGITIKRLRTDNAPEFITTNWSNKKAYKVKERPFTAFLSRNGVTHETTPIRSPQSNGKIERFHQHYTKLFYAKDKKINQNELQHFLNQYYYYYNFQRCHSALQNKSPFQKLQELIN